A segment of the Pedobacter faecalis genome:
CAGCAGCGCGAACACCTTGGCATTTTCAGATACCGGAAACAGGTCGCGCACCAGCGTAATGGAAGCTACGCCCGCCGCGCAACTTCCAACAGCTTGAAAAAATCGCAGCCATATAAAAGAATCAATATCTGCAACAAAGGCACAGGCAACAGAAGTAAGAATATAGGCAAGCAGTCCGATATAAAGTGGCATTTTACGCCCGTAGCGGTCAAGCAGTGGCCCGTAAAGCAGCTGTCCGGCCGAGATGCCGATGAAATAGCTGGAGAGCGACCAGGCAACTTTCGCTTCGCTGGTCTGCAGATCGGTCGCTATGGCCTTAAAACCAGGCAGGTACATGTCGATAGAAAACGGCCCTAAAGCGGTAAGCGATCCAAGGATCAGAATAAGGAAGAAATAAGTGCTACGTGGCATATGACTAAGAGCATGCAAATATAAGATTTAATCGATATTTTATAACTTCTAAGCTGAGGCAGGCCTTATCTTTGTGGTATCATTTTCTAGAACCCACTATTTAAACCGTTTATTATGCATACTTTAGCTTTTAAAACCAATATTAAATGCGGTGGCTGTATTGCCGCCGTAACCCCGGTTCTTGACCAGATTCCCGGTGACTGGAAAGTAGATACAGAAAGCCCCGATAAAATCCTCACCATTAGTACAGATGAGCCCCTCAATCCAAAAGAAGTTATCATTGCTCTTGATCAGGTAGGGTACCAGGCAGAGAAAATATGATCCTCCATATTAAAAATATGGTGTGCGACCGATGTAGCCTGATTGTACGTCAGCAACTTACCCAGCTTGGTTTCAGTGTCTCTGAGCTTAGTCTGGGGCGGGCAAACGTTACGCCGGATCCAAGCCCTGCTCAGCTGCAGGATATATCAGCCGCATTCCAGGTACTTGGCTTTGAATTGATTGATAAAGAAAAAGACAAGCTGGTTGAACAGATTAAGAATGCTGTTATAAACCTGGTTCATTACTCAGATCTTGAGGAGATAAACCGAAGTCTGATGCATGTGATCGCCGATCAGCTTAACCGTGACTACACTTATCTTAGCCGGCTGTTTTCTGACCGGGAGGGAATAACCATAGAGCGCTACATCATTCAGCAGAAAATCGAACGGGTAAAGGAACTTTTAGAATACGGCGAGTTAAACCTTAATGAAATTGCTTACAAGATGGGCTACAGCAGTAGTGCCCATCTTTCCGCCCAGTTTAAATCTATCGCAGGGATGTCTCCCTCGAAATACAAGTCGTCCGATCACCCTTCCCGCAGACCGCTCGATAAGATATCGAAATAACTACGCCGGAAAATCCGCGCCTGCGCTGGTTTCAGCCCAATGGTCGAAGTCTGTAGCCAGTTCTTCAATTTTCTTTCTGGCATTCCTAAGCGCAGCCGCACCTAAGAGCAGCCGTAATGGTGGATTTGCAGCTTCGGTGGCCTGAATAATAGCCGCAGCCGCCCTCACTGGGTCGCCCGGCTGATTGCCGCTATATCCCCGGATGCTGTCGTGGTTTTGCCAAGCGGTAGTTTTATAATCTTCAATAGTCTGCTCTGCCTCGTTGGCCGATCTGCCCGCCCAGTCGGTGCGGAAACCGCTCGGAGCTATAATGGTAACTTTTATACCCAGCGGCGCAGTTTCCTTAGCTAAAGACTCAGAGAAGCCGTCAACCGCAAATTTAGTAGCGTTGTAATAGGACAAAGCGGGAAATGCCATGAGCCCTCCGATCGAAGAAACATTAAGAATATGACCGCTTCGCTGCTTGCGCATCACCGGTAATACTGCGCGGGTCATGTTTGTAAGTCCCCAAAAGTTCACCTCAAACATGCGGCGCACTTCCTGTTTATCACTCTCTTCGGCAGAACCAAAATAACCTATGCCAGCGTTATTCACCAGAACATCTATCTGACCGAAAATCTCCAGCGTTTGGCGCACAGCCTCGTCTATCTGGTTTTGCTCTGTTACGTCAAGCCCTACTGCAATCGACGTTTCGGGGTAAGCAGTAATAATATCTTCGATATCTTCAACTTTACGGGCGGCCACTGCTGCACGATAGCCCTTTTGTAAAACCTGTTTTGCTAGTTCGCGGCCAAACCCTGTTGAGCAGCCTGTTATTAACCATACTTTGTTCATGTTCATCTGATACTTATTTGCTAATTAACACCAAGCATTTTCGTTCGGTGTCAGTCAAAAATCATTTTCGTTTTACGGCTTGCATATTCCTTATATTTGCCCGCTTATGAAAATTGCCTATTATGCAGTTCAACTTCCCTGCCAAAGTCAGGCTCTTCGACTTTTCACAGCCGGTTAATTATAGGACCGAAATATTGGCCGGACTTACCGTAGCTATGACGATGATGCCTGAATCGCTGTCTTTTGCGATACTGGCCGGATTCCCACCGCTGGTAGGTTTGTACGCCGCATTTATCATGGGGCTGGTCACCGCTATTTTTGGTGGCAGGCCAGGGCTGATATCTGGAGGGGCGGGGGCCACCGTGATCGTGCTTATCGCATTGATGCGGTCGCACGGAATAGAGTACGTGTTTGCCGCCGTACTGCTTGCCGGCATAGTGCAGATCCTGGTCGGTTTGTTCAGGCTGGGTAAGTTTGTTCGCCTGGTTCCGCAGCCCGTAATGTTTGGGTTCGTGAACGGTTTAGCTGTCATTATATTTTTGTCGCAACTTGAACAGTTTAAGACCGTAGTAAACGGTGAAGTAACCTGGCTTTCGGGTACGCCCTTGCTCATTATGGCCGCACTCACTGCATTAACGATCTTTATCGTGCTTATCTTCCCTAAGATTACCAAGGCGGTGCCCGCTTCGCTCATGGCCATTATTGTAGTGTTCATAGTCGTATTAGCATTCGATATCGATACCAAAACCGTCCGCGATATCGCTTCTGTAAGTGGGGGTTTTCCTCCGTTTCACATTCCTCAAATTCCTTTTACATGGGAAACTTTAGAGATTGTGCTTCCCTACGGAGTTGTGATGGCAGGAGTGGGACTAACCGAGGGCTTGCTTACGTTGAACCTTGTAGACGAAATTGTAGGTAACAAGGGAAAAGGCAACAAAGAGTGCCTGGCGCAAGGTTCGGCGAACATCCTGAACGGGCTGTTCTCGGGTATGGGCGGCTGTCCGATGATTGCGCAAACCATGGTCAATCTATCAGCCGGAGCTCGGTCCCGTTTATCTGGTATTATCGCGGCACTTACCATCCTGCTTATCGTACTGGTAGGTGCACCTGTGATAGAGCGCGTACCCATGGCTGCACTAACCGGCGTAATGATTATGGTCGCTATTGGTACGTTTGAATGGATGAGCTTTCGCGTGATAAACAAAATGCCGAAGCAGGATATTTTTGTCGGTATTGTTGTAGCCCTCATAACGATTTGGCTGCACAACCTGGCCCTGGCAGTTCTGATAGGCGTCATCATCTCTGCACTAGTTTTTGCCTGGGAAAGTGCGAAGCGTATCCGGGCGCGGAAACATGTGGATGCGCATGGAGTAAAGCACTATGAAATATACGGTCCGTTATTTTTTGGCTCCGTAGCCAACTTCAACGATAAATTCGATGTTGCCGGCGATCCGCAAAGAGTAGAAATAGATTTTAAAGACAGCAGGGTGGCCGATATGTCTGGTATCGAAGCGTTAAATAAGCTTACAGAACGCTATCGTTTAGCCGGCAAGTCGCTTGTATTAAGGCATTTAAGTCCGGACTGCAGGCTACTGCTGAAAAACGCAGAGGGGATTATAGAAGTAAACATTGCCGAGGATCCGCAATACAAGGTAGCAACGGAAAAAAACATACCTTCCTGACGCTTTTTTTTTACCATTTTTGAAAAAGGTATGAACACACGAACAAAGAAACGAAAGAATATAACATATTATGGATAATCTGATCAATCATCCCGGAGTAATTACTGGATTTGGCGTAGTAGTGGTAGGGATGTTACTGCTGGACCTCGGTGTGTTTAACAAAAAAGCTCATGCGGTTTCAAATAAAGAAGCTGCCGTGTGGTCTGTTGTATGGATATCGCTCGCCATGATATTCAGTGGCGTCATTTATTATGTTTCCGGCTTTGAGAAATTTACTCAGTTCCAGTCGGCCTATTGGATCGAGAAGGCGCTGTCTGTCGATAACCTTTTCGTGTTTATCCTGGTATTCGGCTACTTTAAAGTACCTAAGATGTTGCATCACAAGGTGCTGTTTTGGGGAATTATAGGTGCACTTATCTCCAGAGCGATCTTCATTTTTGCCGGGGTTGAGCTTATCAATTTAACATACCTTCCTGAGATGAACCTTTTTGGTCATAACCTGCGTATCAATGCAGTGTTATTTATCTTCGGCTTATTCCTGATCTACGCAGGTATTAAATCGGGCTTTACGAATGACGATGATGATGCCGAAAAAGACTTTAATAAAAGTGCCGGTGCACAGTTGATTTACCGGTTATTTAAAGTGAGTAAAGACTTTGATGGCGAGAAGTTCTTCACCGTGGAAAACGGCGTTAAGATGGCCACGCCGCTCCTGG
Coding sequences within it:
- a CDS encoding heavy-metal-associated domain-containing protein; its protein translation is MHTLAFKTNIKCGGCIAAVTPVLDQIPGDWKVDTESPDKILTISTDEPLNPKEVIIALDQVGYQAEKI
- a CDS encoding helix-turn-helix domain-containing protein → MILHIKNMVCDRCSLIVRQQLTQLGFSVSELSLGRANVTPDPSPAQLQDISAAFQVLGFELIDKEKDKLVEQIKNAVINLVHYSDLEEINRSLMHVIADQLNRDYTYLSRLFSDREGITIERYIIQQKIERVKELLEYGELNLNEIAYKMGYSSSAHLSAQFKSIAGMSPSKYKSSDHPSRRPLDKISK
- a CDS encoding oxidoreductase; this translates as MNMNKVWLITGCSTGFGRELAKQVLQKGYRAAVAARKVEDIEDIITAYPETSIAVGLDVTEQNQIDEAVRQTLEIFGQIDVLVNNAGIGYFGSAEESDKQEVRRMFEVNFWGLTNMTRAVLPVMRKQRSGHILNVSSIGGLMAFPALSYYNATKFAVDGFSESLAKETAPLGIKVTIIAPSGFRTDWAGRSANEAEQTIEDYKTTAWQNHDSIRGYSGNQPGDPVRAAAAIIQATEAANPPLRLLLGAAALRNARKKIEELATDFDHWAETSAGADFPA
- a CDS encoding SulP family inorganic anion transporter; this translates as MQFNFPAKVRLFDFSQPVNYRTEILAGLTVAMTMMPESLSFAILAGFPPLVGLYAAFIMGLVTAIFGGRPGLISGGAGATVIVLIALMRSHGIEYVFAAVLLAGIVQILVGLFRLGKFVRLVPQPVMFGFVNGLAVIIFLSQLEQFKTVVNGEVTWLSGTPLLIMAALTALTIFIVLIFPKITKAVPASLMAIIVVFIVVLAFDIDTKTVRDIASVSGGFPPFHIPQIPFTWETLEIVLPYGVVMAGVGLTEGLLTLNLVDEIVGNKGKGNKECLAQGSANILNGLFSGMGGCPMIAQTMVNLSAGARSRLSGIIAALTILLIVLVGAPVIERVPMAALTGVMIMVAIGTFEWMSFRVINKMPKQDIFVGIVVALITIWLHNLALAVLIGVIISALVFAWESAKRIRARKHVDAHGVKHYEIYGPLFFGSVANFNDKFDVAGDPQRVEIDFKDSRVADMSGIEALNKLTERYRLAGKSLVLRHLSPDCRLLLKNAEGIIEVNIAEDPQYKVATEKNIPS
- a CDS encoding TerC family protein yields the protein MDNLINHPGVITGFGVVVVGMLLLDLGVFNKKAHAVSNKEAAVWSVVWISLAMIFSGVIYYVSGFEKFTQFQSAYWIEKALSVDNLFVFILVFGYFKVPKMLHHKVLFWGIIGALISRAIFIFAGVELINLTYLPEMNLFGHNLRINAVLFIFGLFLIYAGIKSGFTNDDDDAEKDFNKSAGAQLIYRLFKVSKDFDGEKFFTVENGVKMATPLLVVVAVIEFTDVLFAVDSIPAIFAIAPDDPFILYTSNIFAILGLRALYFLLANFMYMFSLLKYGLAVILAFIGVKMVISPLYHISSPLSLSIVGGVLFISVIASLIVARKADPNNI